TCATCACGCGCTTCGCATGTCCGGCATACTGTTTCTTCATGGTTACCACGGCCAGGCGATAGGAACAGCCTTCCGGCGGCAGGTAGAAATCAACAATTTCCGGGAACTGTTTGATCAGAATCGGCACCAGGACTTCATTCAGCGCCACGCCCAGTACCGCTGGCTCATCTGGCGGACGACCGGTATAGGTTGAATGATAGATGGCATTACGACGTTGTGTAATATGCGTCACGGTAAATACCGGGAAGTTATCCACCTCATTGTAATAGCCGGTGTGATCGCCATATGGCCCTTCCGGCGCCATGTCGCCAGGCTCGATATAGCCTTCCAGCACGATTTCCGCGCTGGCCGGTACTTCCAGATCGTTGGAGAGACACTTCACCACTTCTGATTTCGTGCCGCGCAGCAGACCGGCAAACGCATATTCCGATAAGGTATCCGGTACCGGCGTGACAGCGCCAAGAATGGTCGCGGGATCGGCGCCCAGCGCTACTGAAACCGGGAAGCGTTCGCCGGGATGGGCTTTGCACCATTCCTGAAAATCCAGCGCGCCGCCGCGATGGGAGAGCCAGCGCATAATCAGGCGATTTTTGCCAATCACCTGCTGACGATAGATACCCAGATTCTGTCGCTCTTTGTGCGGCCCACGCGTGACCGTTAACCCCCAGGTAATCAGTGGCGCGGCATCATCTGGCCAGCACTGCATTACCGGAATGCGCGATAAATCCACCTCGTCGCCCTGCCATACCTGCTCCTGGCAGGGTGCGCTACGCAGCCGTTTGGTGGGCATATTCAGCACCTGCTTAAACTGCGGCATTTTATCGAACAGATCGCGGAACCCTTTTGGCGGCTCCGGCTCTTTCAGAAACGCCAACAATTTGCCTACCTCACGCAGGGCGCTGACCTCTTCCTGCCCCATCCCTAGCGCCACGCGCTTCGGCGTGCCGAAGAGATTGCACAGCACCGGCATGTCATAGCCTTTGGGGTTTTCAAACAGCAGGGCCGGGCCGCCGGCGCGCAAAGTGCGATCGGCGATTTCGGTCATCTCCAGAATGGGATCGACCTCCAGCGTTATACGTTTTAACTCGCCACGCTGTTCAAGCAGCGCAAGGAACTCGCGTAAGTCGTGGTATTTCATCAGATTCATTATTCAGGCCGCAGAATCGGCCATTATAAGGAGGATTCAACGGCTATGCTGAGGTTTGTGTGTACGCGCCCGACGCGGCAACGACACCTGTAGCGCAGAACCTGTTTAATCAATGACATTTCATTAACAGGTTGCGCTGCGAGTCTGAACCACGGACGCCGCCTTCGTCAATTTTCAATTCTACAATTTGTGCCAAATGATCGCCGATAGCGGCTATTTTTACTTTTTTACGCAGGCGATTTGGGCCAATAAACCAGGCGTGGCGCTGGCCCTGATGCGGCGTGATGTCGCTATCGCTCTGAAAGCAGTTTTGCTATTCTTAGCCTTCAATAATTGGAAAGTGACATTATGGAATCCTGGTACCTTCTTTACTGTAAACGTGGTCAGTTATTACGCGCCAAAGAGCATCTGGAGCGGCAGGCGGTAAATTGCCTTAGCCCGATGATCGCTATGGAAAAAATTGTGCGCGGCAAACGAACCACGGTAGAAGAACCGCTGTTTCCCAATTATCTTTTTATTGAATTCGATCCGGAAGCGATTCACACCACCACCATCAGTGCCACACGCGGCGTAAGTCACTTCGTGCGTTTTGGTACGCAGCCGGCAAACGTACCGCTCGACGTTATTGATGCGCTACGCACCGAGACGCCGGAAAAGATGGTCGATCCCGATACGCCCTGCCCAGGCGACAAGGTGGTGATCGTTAAGGGCGCTCTGGAGGGACTGGAGGCGATTTTTACCGAGCCAGACGGCGAGGCGCGCTCTATGCTGCTGCTTAACCTGCTCAATAAGCAGGTTAAGCAAAGCGTGGAAAACAGCGTTTTCCGGAAAGCCTGAGACGTTTATCGCCTCGCATTGCAGCCCTGTCGCTTACAGGCGAAACAGACGGCGACTGTTGGCGTCGGTTTGCTGCGCCAGCCAGTCGGCCTCTTCTGCGCGCCACAGCGCGACCTGCTGCACGATATGCGGCAGGAAGCAGGGCTCATTACGACGCGACGTCGGCCTTGGGCGCATATCGCGCGGCAACAGATAAGGCGCATCCGTTTCCAGCAGCAACCGCTCTGCCGGGATCTGCGGCAACATCTCGCGTAGCGCCATACCGCGGCGCTCATCGCATACCCAGCCGGTAATGCCGACCGACAGCCCCGACGCCAGACATTCCGCCAGCTCCGCAGCCGTACCGGTAAAGCAGTGCACCACCGCGCCGGGCAGATGCGGTAGCCACGGCTTGAGCACCGCCATAAACCGCTCATGCGCGTCACGGCAGTGCAGGAATACCGGCATTTGCAGTTCGGCAGCCAACGCCAGCTGCGCATCAAAAGCGTATTCCTGCTGATTATGCGCGGAGAAATTACGGTTAAAATCAAGCCCGCATTCGCCGATGGCCACGACCTGCGGGCTTTCCGCCAGCCGCCGCAGCGTTGCTGCGGTATCCGCCGACCATTCGCTGGCGTGATGGGGATGAATGCCTGCCGTTGACCAGCAGAAATCGGGATGGCGCTGCGCCAGGCTTTGCGCCTGCTGGCTTTCCAGCGCGTTAGTGCCGGTAATCAGCATGCCGGTGAGGCCTGCTTCGCGCGCGCGCGTCACAACCTGTTCACGATCTTTCGCAAACTGCGTGCTGGTCAGGTTTACACCGATATCAAACATGGTATGTCCTGAAAATATTAACCGCCCAGGTGGGCGGTTAGCGATGAATTTTCCCCGCCTTAGCGGGCCCTGCACTGAGCGTCAGGATTCGGTTTCGTGCTCTTCTTCACGCGCCTGACGCCCTTTGCCAACATAGAAGCGCGAACAGAATACGCCAACCTCAAACAGGCAGTACATCGGAATAGCGAGCAAAGTTTGGGAAAAAACATCCGGTGGGGTTAACAGCATGCCGACGACAAAAGCGCCGACCAGCATGTAAGGACGCTTCTGACGCAACATCTCCGGCGTGGTCACGCCCGTCCAGCACAACAGTACAATCGCTACCGGCACTTCAAAAGCGACGCCAAAGGCCATAAACAGCGTCATCACGAAGTCGAGATAGCTGGCGATATCGGTCGCCATGGTGACGCCCTGCGGCGCAGTTTTGGCAAAAAAGCCAAACGCCATCGGGAATACCACAAAATAGGCGAAGGCCACGCCGATATAAAACAGCATGGTGCTGGAGAACAGCAGCGGCATAACCAGACGGCGTTCATGACGATAGAGCGCCGGCGCCACAAAAGCCCAAATCTGATAGAGAATGACCGGAACCGCAAGGAAAATGGAAACGATGATGGTGAGCTTAATCGGCGTCAGAAACGGCGAGGCCACATCGGTGGCAATCATGCTGGCGCCCACCGGCAACTGCTTGATCAGCGGCTCTGCAACCATCTGATAAATATCGTTAGAGAAGTAGACCAGCGCCAGAAAAATGACCAGCACGGCAATAATGCAGTTCAGCAGCCGCTTGCGTAGCTCAATCAGGTGGCTAATCAGCGGTTGGGTATCTTCAACGGCCATGTTTATCATTCATTGTTGGTTGAGAAGAAGCCACAGACGTTTCTGGTGAAACGTTTAACAAAGGCGCAGCGGCAGAAGCGGCCGCCTGACCGGCAGGCGATGCGGGGGTTGAAGCCGCGTTATCCGTACCGGCAGCAGGCGCATCAGCCGTTGTTGCTGGCTTCGCGGCGGAACGCGTTTCTGCGCTTTCTACCATGGGCTTTTGCTCCGGCGCGCTGGCCTGATGATCGGCTGTGGCTGGCGTTGCGCCGTTATGTTCATCCTGCGGACGCTTAATCAGCGGATTATGAATGGTATAAGCTTCGTCATCGGCCTGTTCATTTTCGCCCAGATAAGAGCGACGCATAGAGTCTGCCGATTTACGCAGCTCTTCCATCGACTCTTTCAGTTCCGGGGAGAGGGTATTCTTGCTGGCCTGCTCTACTTTTTTCAGGCTGTCCTGCAGCTCCTGTAGTTTCAGCTCCTGCGCCAGCTCGTTTTGCACGTTCGCCGCCAGAGAACGCATGGCGCGGATCCAGCCGACCACCGTTTTTACCGCCACCGGCAAACGTTGCGGTCCAAGCACTACCAGCCCAATGACGAACACCAAAACCAGTTCGCTAAAACCTATGTCGAACACGTTTTATACCTGCTCTTTATCTTTTTTTGCCTCTTCTTTGCTTGCCGTGGTCGCCTGCTTATCCGTTAGCGGCCGGGCATCAAATTCGGCATCCTGCTGTTTAGACGCGTCTTTATCTTCATCGCCCATCGCTTTTTTAAAGCCTTTGATGGATGAACCTAAATCGGAGCCAAGGGTACGTAATTTATTGGTGCCGAAAAGAAGAACCACGATCACGGCAATGATGAGTAACTGCCAAATGCTGATACCGCCCATGAGTATGCCTCTGATGAAAAGTCTAAAACATGTGAAAAGGCAGTATACCCCAGCTTATGGTCCGGTGACGATGCGTAAGCCCATCGCCCCGGCCACAAAAGGGAATTTTACCTTTCCTGACAATCAATCAGGCTGAACGTCGCCAGCCAATAATCCACGACAACAGACCGGCGATAATCATTACCGTCGGCAGCACTTCCATGCCGGGACGGGTGATCAGCAGCGCTGTACCGCTCAGTAGCAGCGTGGCGCCGATACCGAACAGATAGCGCGACTGGTGCTGCCTTTCACGCTGTACGCTCAGCTCATTCGCCAGCCGATCGACGCTAAACTGCAAACGCTTATGCTGGCGCATGCTGTCATAGAAAAGATCCGGCAGTTCCGGCAGGCGCTCGGCCCAGAACGGCGCTTTTTCTTTAACCGAACGGATAATCGCCGGCAGCCCAACCTGGTCTTTAATCCACTCTTCAAGGAACGGCTTCGCGGTTTTCCACAAATCCAGCTGCGGGTAAAGCTGACGGCCGACGCCCTCGATATAGAGCAGCGTTTTCTGCAGCAGCACCAGCTGCGGCTGCACTTCCATATTAAAGCGGCGCGCAGTATTGAACAGGTTCAGCAGAACGTGACCAAACGAGATTTCCGCCAGCGGTTTTTCAAAAATGGGTTCGCAAACGGTACGAATCGCAAATTCGAAATCTTCCACGTTGGTATTCGCCGGCACCCAGCCGGAATCAACATGCAGCTCGGCGACTTTACGGTAATCGCGGTTAAAAAACGCAATAAAGTTTTCCGCAAGGTAGCGCTTATCCGCTTTGTTCAACGAGCCGACAATGCCGCAGTCGATTCCGATATAGAGCGGATCATGCGGGTGTTCATAGCTAACGAAAATATTACCCGGATGCATATCCGCATGGAAAAAGCTGTCGCGGAAGACCTGAGTAAAAAAGACCTGCACGCCGCGCTCCGCCAGCAGGCGCATATTCACGCCATGCTGCTCCAGCGCTGCCACATCATTGATGGGAATGCCGTAGATACGCTCCATCACCAGCATCGTTTCGCTGCAGTAGTCGGAATAGACTTCCGGCACATACAGCATATCGCTGTTTTCAAAGTTGCGGCGCAGCTGGATAGAGTTTGCCGCTTCACGCAGCAGGTTCAGCTCATCAATCAGGGTCTTTTCGTAATCCGCCACCACTTCCACCGGGCGCAGACGACGGCTTTCCGGCATCAGACGCGGCAGCCAGCGCGCCAGACGGTAGATCAGGCGCATATCCGCTTTGATTACCGGCAAAATATCCGGGCGGATCACTTTGATCACCACCGCTTTGCCGTTTTCCTTTAGCGTCGCGGTATGCACCTGAGCGATAGAGGCGGAGGCCAGCGGCGTAATATCAAAATCATCAAACCAGGCTTCAAGCGGGCCGCCCAGCGATTTTTCAATCTGCTCTTTCGCCAGCCTGCCATCAAAAGGCGCAACGCGATCCTGTAAGATCGCCAGCTGATCGGCAATCAGCGGCGGGAACAGATCGCGGCGGGTAGACATCATCTGACCAAATTTGATCCAGACCGGGCCCAGCTCCTCCAGCGCCATACGCAGGCGCACGCCCAACGCCAGATCTTTATGGCGGTTAGGCAGCCAGAAGATACCGCGGCGCCACAGGCGAATCGGTAACGTAATACGCAGGCGGGGGATCAGTTCATCCAGGCCGTAGCTCAGGAAGACTTTGATAATGAAATAGAGGCGGCGCAGTTCTCCGGGCGTCATTTAGCCTCCAGCTGTAGCAGACGTTGTTCCAGTTGACTGGCCTGGCGCTCCAGCGCATCGACTTCTTCGCCATACCAGGCCATTTCCAGCCGACCAGGCGCGACGCGCCACTCTTCGGTCAGGGTTTCCGTCAGGTAGCGCTGTTTACGCTGAACATCGCCGCGTAGCAACTGCAGCCCGCGGCGGGCGACGTTACTGATCCCCTGGGCGACGATATCGCCGGTCCAGGGCGCCAGATATTCAGCCGGATCGAGCTCGGCCATATCGATCAGCGCGGAAAACTGCTGCACTACCTGAAGATCGCCCTCCACTTCCAGCTCGCCGCTGCGGATCATCCCGGTCAGCTGCTGGCGGTCGCGCAATTTCGGCAGCAGCGACAGACGGGTACTCACCGTACAGTCGCAGCGATCTTGCCATTCGCCCAGTACGTCCACCTGATGCTCGCTGAACACCAACGTCACCGGCTGCGACAGCTCCTGTAACCGGAGCTGTAAAACCTTACCATTCAAACGCTGCCGGGCCGCTTTCAGGCCGCGATCGCGATAAAGAATTCGATTTAGTGCGGTCTCCAGACCGGCGGTTAACAGCGGGGTTAACGTCATTCGCTTTCCTGCTTAAAACTTGAACCCACGGTGCAGAGCGACAATTCCGCCCGTCAGGTTGTGATACGAAGTGTTTTCAAAACCGGCATCCATCATCATCGACTTTAACGTCTCCTGATCGGGATGCATGCGGATCGATTCAGCCAGATAACGATAGCTTTCAGCATCTTTCGCTACCAGCTCGCCGATACGCGGCAGCACATGGAATGAATAAGCGTCGTACACTTTGCTCAGAGGTTCCAGTACCGGTTTAGAAAACTCCAGAACCAGCAGACGTCCGCCCGGCTTCAGCACGCGGAACATCGAAGCCAGCGCCTTCTCTTTTTCCGTCACGTTACGCAGACCGAAAGAGATAGTGATGCAATCGAAATAGTTATCCGGGAAAGGCAGCGCTTCCGCATTCGCCTGCACATAATTGACGTTGCCGATGATGCCGCTATTGCGCAGCTTTTCACGGCCCATCTTCAGCATCGAGCTGTTAATATCCGCCAGCACCACCTGACCGGTATCGCCGACCAGACGCGAGAATTTCGCTGTTAAATCGCCAGTGCCGCCGGCCAAATCCAACACGCGCTGCCCACGACGCACGCCGCTGCAGTCAATGGTGAAACGCTTCCAGATACGATGGATACCCATCGACATCAAATCGTTCATCAGATCATATTTGGCGGCAACGGAATGAAATACGCCCGCTACCATGTCCGCTTTTTCGTCTTTTGCTACGGTACGAAAACCGAAATGTGTCGTGTCCCTGGATTCATCTGCCATCTGCTTCACCTGCTCCACAATCAAATATCTTTGCAGTGTAACAGAGTACCCGTAGTCAGGCACGTTAGCCCGGCGTTATTCATCGTTGCCGAATGCTGTCGTGCCACGCCACAGCGCCCTGTTCCGGCGCGCTTTCCGCCCTGTCGCTCTCTGACTCGTCGTTGTCAAGGAGTCCGGCTTCCGGCATCGCCTGTTCCACCAACCCTGGATTAATACTGCGCTTTATTTCCACGCCCAAATGCCGAAAACTTTCGCTTTGGGCAATCAGGTTGCCCCGCCCTTCGGCGAGCTTTTTCATCGCCTGATTATAGCTTTCCTGGGCTCTGTCGAGATGCTGACCCATGCTGGTCATATCATCGACAAACAGCCGCATTTTATCGTATAGCCGCGCCGCGCGATCGGCGATACGCTGCGCGTTGCGGCTCTGATGCTCATAGCGCCAGAGATTATTAATGGTACGCAGCGCCACCAGCAGCGTGGTGGGGCTGACCAGCATAATATTGTGCTTCAATGCCTCGCTAATTAGCTCCGGCTGCCGATCTATCGCCAGTAAAAAGGCCGGTTCGATCGGGATAAACATCAACACATAATCCAGCGATCGTAAACCGGGCAATTGTTGATAATCTTTGCGGCTAAGCAAACGGATGTGGCCGCGAATGGCGGAGATATGTTCGCCGATCGCTTGCTCCCGCGTAACCCCATCGTCGGCGTTAAAGTAGCGCTCATAGGCGACCAGCGTCATTTTAGCGTCGATTACCACATCTTTGCCCTGCGGCAGACGAACAATCACATCCGGCTGCATCCGGCTTTGCGCATCAACCTGAATATTCACCTGCGTTTCATATTCATGTCCGGCGCGCAGGCCAGAGGCTTCCAGCACGCGGCTCAGCACCACCTCGCCCCAGTTACCCTGAGTTTTATTGTCGCCTTTCAGCGCTTTAGTCAGGTTGATCGCTTCCTGCGCCATCTGCGCATTCAGCTGCTGTAAATTACGAATTTCGTGAGCCAGCGTGTGGCGTTCACGCGCTTCCTGACCAAAGCTTTCCTGCACCTGGCGACGAAAACCATCCAGCTGCTCACGCAGCGGCGTAATTAAGCCGTTCAGGCTCTGACGATTCTGCTCATCGACACGACGGCCGCTCTGTTCAAAAATACGGTTGGCGAGGTTTTCAAACTGGGCGCTCAGGCGCTGTTCGCTATTGGCCAGCAGGCGCTGTTTCTCTTCAGCGGCAAGGCGGGTCTCTTCAAGGCGGATAGTCACTTCACGCAGCTCCGCTTCCTGCGCGCTGTTCACTTCCAGCTGATTACGCAGTTCACGGCTAAGCTGTTCACACTCATTACGCCAGTAGTCGAAGTGCTGTAGCTTTTCCTGCGCGGCGGTCAGCGCGCCATGCAGCTGGCGCAGCTCTTTTTCACGCAGCTGCTGTTGCTGTTGCTCTGCCAGACGCTGCTGTTGCTGCTGCGCTGCCTGCTGCTGCGCCTGTTCCAACGCCTGCTCCAGCAGACGGCGATCCGTTTCCTGCGCGGCCAGCTGCCCGGCGAGGCGAAAATGAGCAAACAGCCAGCCTGCCAGCACACCGGCCAACGTAAAAACGATCCCAACGATAAGCGGATTATCCACCGCATCCTCTCCTTCCTGCTACAAACAGAGCAAAGGTAGAGGCGCACTGTATGAATGTCCAGACAAAAAAATGGGCTGGCGACAAGCCAGCCCTGAACGCGATAATCAACCGTCCGCGCAGGCGCCAAAACCGTTAGTCAGGATACGCAAACCATCAGGCCCGGCGCTAAGAAATTACGCCAGCAGACGGCGCGCCGCATCAACCACAATCGCAACCGCATTGCTTTCCGTCTGCTTCATGGTTGCCGCATCCGGGATCTCTTTTTGCGTACGGTTAACGATCACCCCGGCGACCATCCCGGCACGCAAACCCTGGCTGGCGCACATGGTCAACAGCGTCGCGGATTCCATCTCATAGTTCAGTACGCC
This Mixta hanseatica DNA region includes the following protein-coding sequences:
- the tatC gene encoding Sec-independent protein translocase subunit TatC, whose translation is MAVEDTQPLISHLIELRKRLLNCIIAVLVIFLALVYFSNDIYQMVAEPLIKQLPVGASMIATDVASPFLTPIKLTIIVSIFLAVPVILYQIWAFVAPALYRHERRLVMPLLFSSTMLFYIGVAFAYFVVFPMAFGFFAKTAPQGVTMATDIASYLDFVMTLFMAFGVAFEVPVAIVLLCWTGVTTPEMLRQKRPYMLVGAFVVGMLLTPPDVFSQTLLAIPMYCLFEVGVFCSRFYVGKGRQAREEEHETES
- the ubiB gene encoding ubiquinone biosynthesis regulatory protein kinase UbiB → MTPGELRRLYFIIKVFLSYGLDELIPRLRITLPIRLWRRGIFWLPNRHKDLALGVRLRMALEELGPVWIKFGQMMSTRRDLFPPLIADQLAILQDRVAPFDGRLAKEQIEKSLGGPLEAWFDDFDITPLASASIAQVHTATLKENGKAVVIKVIRPDILPVIKADMRLIYRLARWLPRLMPESRRLRPVEVVADYEKTLIDELNLLREAANSIQLRRNFENSDMLYVPEVYSDYCSETMLVMERIYGIPINDVAALEQHGVNMRLLAERGVQVFFTQVFRDSFFHADMHPGNIFVSYEHPHDPLYIGIDCGIVGSLNKADKRYLAENFIAFFNRDYRKVAELHVDSGWVPANTNVEDFEFAIRTVCEPIFEKPLAEISFGHVLLNLFNTARRFNMEVQPQLVLLQKTLLYIEGVGRQLYPQLDLWKTAKPFLEEWIKDQVGLPAIIRSVKEKAPFWAERLPELPDLFYDSMRQHKRLQFSVDRLANELSVQRERQHQSRYLFGIGATLLLSGTALLITRPGMEVLPTVMIIAGLLSWIIGWRRSA
- the tatD gene encoding 3'-5' ssDNA/RNA exonuclease TatD; protein product: MFDIGVNLTSTQFAKDREQVVTRAREAGLTGMLITGTNALESQQAQSLAQRHPDFCWSTAGIHPHHASEWSADTAATLRRLAESPQVVAIGECGLDFNRNFSAHNQQEYAFDAQLALAAELQMPVFLHCRDAHERFMAVLKPWLPHLPGAVVHCFTGTAAELAECLASGLSVGITGWVCDERRGMALREMLPQIPAERLLLETDAPYLLPRDMRPRPTSRRNEPCFLPHIVQQVALWRAEEADWLAQQTDANSRRLFRL
- the ubiE gene encoding bifunctional demethylmenaquinone methyltransferase/2-methoxy-6-polyprenyl-1,4-benzoquinol methylase UbiE, coding for MADESRDTTHFGFRTVAKDEKADMVAGVFHSVAAKYDLMNDLMSMGIHRIWKRFTIDCSGVRRGQRVLDLAGGTGDLTAKFSRLVGDTGQVVLADINSSMLKMGREKLRNSGIIGNVNYVQANAEALPFPDNYFDCITISFGLRNVTEKEKALASMFRVLKPGGRLLVLEFSKPVLEPLSKVYDAYSFHVLPRIGELVAKDAESYRYLAESIRMHPDQETLKSMMMDAGFENTSYHNLTGGIVALHRGFKF
- the rfaH gene encoding transcription/translation regulatory transformer protein RfaH, which encodes MESWYLLYCKRGQLLRAKEHLERQAVNCLSPMIAMEKIVRGKRTTVEEPLFPNYLFIEFDPEAIHTTTISATRGVSHFVRFGTQPANVPLDVIDALRTETPEKMVDPDTPCPGDKVVIVKGALEGLEAIFTEPDGEARSMLLLNLLNKQVKQSVENSVFRKA
- the tatA gene encoding Sec-independent protein translocase subunit TatA, yielding MGGISIWQLLIIAVIVVLLFGTNKLRTLGSDLGSSIKGFKKAMGDEDKDASKQQDAEFDARPLTDKQATTASKEEAKKDKEQV
- the ubiJ gene encoding ubiquinone biosynthesis protein UbiJ, coding for MTLTPLLTAGLETALNRILYRDRGLKAARQRLNGKVLQLRLQELSQPVTLVFSEHQVDVLGEWQDRCDCTVSTRLSLLPKLRDRQQLTGMIRSGELEVEGDLQVVQQFSALIDMAELDPAEYLAPWTGDIVAQGISNVARRGLQLLRGDVQRKQRYLTETLTEEWRVAPGRLEMAWYGEEVDALERQASQLEQRLLQLEAK
- the ubiD gene encoding 4-hydroxy-3-polyprenylbenzoate decarboxylase, which encodes MKYHDLREFLALLEQRGELKRITLEVDPILEMTEIADRTLRAGGPALLFENPKGYDMPVLCNLFGTPKRVALGMGQEEVSALREVGKLLAFLKEPEPPKGFRDLFDKMPQFKQVLNMPTKRLRSAPCQEQVWQGDEVDLSRIPVMQCWPDDAAPLITWGLTVTRGPHKERQNLGIYRQQVIGKNRLIMRWLSHRGGALDFQEWCKAHPGERFPVSVALGADPATILGAVTPVPDTLSEYAFAGLLRGTKSEVVKCLSNDLEVPASAEIVLEGYIEPGDMAPEGPYGDHTGYYNEVDNFPVFTVTHITQRRNAIYHSTYTGRPPDEPAVLGVALNEVLVPILIKQFPEIVDFYLPPEGCSYRLAVVTMKKQYAGHAKRVMMGVWSFLRQFMYTKFVIVCDDDVNARDWNDVIWAITTRMDPARDTVLIENTPIDYLDFASPVSGLGSKMGLDATNKWPGETQREWGRPIVKDPAVTARVDAIWDRLGIFNDLPSR
- the rmuC gene encoding DNA recombination protein RmuC — translated: MDNPLIVGIVFTLAGVLAGWLFAHFRLAGQLAAQETDRRLLEQALEQAQQQAAQQQQQRLAEQQQQQLREKELRQLHGALTAAQEKLQHFDYWRNECEQLSRELRNQLEVNSAQEAELREVTIRLEETRLAAEEKQRLLANSEQRLSAQFENLANRIFEQSGRRVDEQNRQSLNGLITPLREQLDGFRRQVQESFGQEARERHTLAHEIRNLQQLNAQMAQEAINLTKALKGDNKTQGNWGEVVLSRVLEASGLRAGHEYETQVNIQVDAQSRMQPDVIVRLPQGKDVVIDAKMTLVAYERYFNADDGVTREQAIGEHISAIRGHIRLLSRKDYQQLPGLRSLDYVLMFIPIEPAFLLAIDRQPELISEALKHNIMLVSPTTLLVALRTINNLWRYEHQSRNAQRIADRAARLYDKMRLFVDDMTSMGQHLDRAQESYNQAMKKLAEGRGNLIAQSESFRHLGVEIKRSINPGLVEQAMPEAGLLDNDESESDRAESAPEQGAVAWHDSIRQR
- the tatB gene encoding Sec-independent protein translocase protein TatB; protein product: MFDIGFSELVLVFVIGLVVLGPQRLPVAVKTVVGWIRAMRSLAANVQNELAQELKLQELQDSLKKVEQASKNTLSPELKESMEELRKSADSMRRSYLGENEQADDEAYTIHNPLIKRPQDEHNGATPATADHQASAPEQKPMVESAETRSAAKPATTADAPAAGTDNAASTPASPAGQAAASAAAPLLNVSPETSVASSQPTMNDKHGR